DNA sequence from the Macrobrachium rosenbergii isolate ZJJX-2024 chromosome 55, ASM4041242v1, whole genome shotgun sequence genome:
GAAGTAATTCgacaaatatctatttttatataattcgtAATTATCTTACCCACGCACCAGTTCTCCTCACGACGTCCCTGGAATCGATCCCACGGAGGATGACTCATgtctgtctaataataataataataaaaagaaagaaccaaaCGCCTAACCGAAGccaaaataattatcaatataattgtCAGGTGGAAGAGAATTATTCTCCAGACCACAACCCTTTCTTCAAAAACGCCAGGAGAATACTGAGTAGTTTTGTGGTGGGCGTtggaaagggggaggaagggagtgaCCTCTGAACTTTTCGATCACGAATTCAGAAGTGGTCCAACTCTgtctataaaacaaaaagcaaaagaaaaaaaaacactttagctccaaaaaaaaaaaaaactttggctcCAGTGTTATTTTTGGTGCTCGGAGTTAGGcctattccctttttttttggggggggggggataaacTCATAGAATAATTATATCCGTGCTGAATATGATAGTGGGTATGAGTTTTTGCAAACGCATACATGGCACACACGGAAGAGGTCACCGTTGAAGAACGCCCAAAACCCAGAATCTACGGGGGATATATTGATGACATTTTCGTCACAACAAAGGGCGacaatgacacagatgttctggTAAATAAACTCCGAGCAAACTCAACATTAAACTTCATCGTAGAAAAGAGTGTTAACAAAATGCTTCCCTTCTTGGATGTACTTGTgacacaaacaataacaaatacaataCCACAGTATATACTAAGACCACAGATGCTGGGAGGTGTTTAAATGCGAGAGGATAATGCCCTGATACATATAAACGATCTGTAGTTAATGCATACATAAAGCGCGCCATAACACACTGTTCAACATGGAAGGCGACAAACGAGGAAATTAACAGAGTTCAACAGCTGCTCACAAATAATGGCTAGACAGATAATATGATCCAGCAAGTGATCAAAAAGAGACTACAGGAGTTCCATAACCCAGCCCAGAGGGACGACACAcaagaaaaagacaaggaaataataatatatcaccagacaacatacaacaaacaccaagaagatgaaaagaaagccatCCTTGGTATACTGCGAAGAGGAACCACCCCCGTAGcgccatataataaaataaccacAAGAATTTACTGTAAGCCGAACCTCACGGcctcattaataatgaaaaacggTACGGACCCGTCAACGGAAAAAGAGGTTCCATCTGATATAGTATACAGGTTTGTCTGTACTGACGAGCAATGTCTGTCCCCCCCAAAATGCTACTGTATATCGGACACAAAACCACTTCACTGAAACGACGACGTATGCAGGCCCACACGCTATTCATCAGCACTTTGTAGACACCTACGATAAACCATCTCTGCAAAAATACTCTGAACACCAAAATCCTACACAGGAATACAATTACAACCGTTTATTGATAGCAGAGCAGTCAGCATCGCCATACAACGCCTCCAGCCTTAATTAACATCCAACGCGAGGCAGAAAGATCCTTGCCCTCATGCAGGGAGACATCCCTTCAACCACGTGGGACAAGACCGCGAACACGTGGATAGgaacacataataaaaaatatatagaaattgaaCATATGTGTAattagtatatattcatgtataatctgtgcattattttcattgtacacCACTTAATttttgtccatatttcaccaCAATCTCTTGTAAATACTTAAACCTAAGTCTTTAGATACCTGTACTACCTTTCCGTCCTCATGACGGCATAAAACGCATGCGTTCCCACTTTTGtattttacgggctgctccatgagcaagagcccgtgctggcataaggccagcttaatcatcaacaacaacaacacttctGTATTAATACGCTTGATAACCTCAATACGTATAGGTTGACGAAACAGTTGTCGCGTgtataattactgaagtaaatggaagaaccccATTACCTGAACGTCTCCATCAGTAACCTAAAgcatgaagtgaagaaaatagtaggaaaatatgaagcaataacaaaagCTGGTTAACAATTAGAAAGCCATTCTATTGCCATTCTATTTAGTGATGTtgttgtatgaaaaaatttacctaaaaagtatatatatatatatatatatatatatatatatatatatataatatatatatgtatatatatatatatatatatatatatacatatacagtacataaagtcCATCAATCGACTAACATGCTATGAGCCATTTTTAAAACCTGAATAAATCACCACTGAAAAACGACTTTCAAACCGCGAATATATCATTACCTATGACGCTATGAccttacattttttgtttaaattaaattGAGGCTAATTCTATCTAAATTATGTCCATGTAACAGCTTTTGAAAACCGTTATTAGTTTtccaaatatttgcaaaaatgtttatgtcatttcttttccttccaattctcccatttattcattaaaatgtgATTTATCGTGTTTTTATGATTATGAATCTCCAAGATGTTGGTTATATAGATATCTTATgttattttacaacattttttgatagtgataaataaaaaaaatcgatacaAACCCCACTAATATAATTTTGCATATCTTTTTATGcccttttcaaaaaaattttttttaaacatttccaaaaataatATCATCCATACTTAATCAAATCAATAAACGCTAATAAATATTCCATGGAGTATGTTAATGATATTCCTAACACGCCTATGATTAATGATAACACAGCGGTCAATTGTTATTAATGATGGAGAAAAGGTgattaatacaaaacaaataataaaaaatccaaaaaatccATATTGTACCACAGAgttaatatacattaataaacataaagtatattaaaaataatcctAACGAAcatgtgaataatgaataatgatgaagaaatggTGATTAATGCAAAAACAATAATCAAATTCCAAAGACAATATTGTCACACACAGACctatataataaacattaatgaacacaaaacattaaaaataagccTAACAAACatgtgaataatgattaatgataaaaataatggtgATTAATGAATAATATGATCATTAATGGATGAAAGGCATGGACATAATtgaataatgtgaaaaaatatttgtactcACTCAAACTTCGGAGTTCTCGTCTTGTTTATTACTTTTGTAGTATAGTCTGTTGCATTGATCCGCAGACAAGCAGGGGCCAACAACAAGGAGTTGGAGAAGGAAACTTTGAAAAGGCTACGCCACAATTTGTGTTTGGAGGAAGCCAAGTTGACAGAGAGATAAGGACATGGCATAGCTTGGAGGAAATATAGTATTTTTCCACAAACTGTTATGGTCTGTTGCAAGACGATGACTACACGGACCCAGTTGTCGTCACAGAATTTGACAGACTTCATGGTACTTGAAGCCATGGATATTTCATCACTCTGTTCCAGCCAGCCTCTCATCAACAAGAGCTTGCGTTGGCTGCTCACAAGTGTAGGTGGCATCTTGCTTCACAAGCTAAAGCCTATATGATAACGACGAATGAAAACCTTGTAATATTTCCACTTTCTCAAGGTGATACCAGGCTAACTGACATCCCTGCAACCAAGGTAATGTTTTATA
Encoded proteins:
- the LOC136835226 gene encoding uncharacterized protein; the protein is MPPTLVSSQRKLLLMRGWLEQSDEISMASSTMKSVKFCDDNWVRVVIVLQQTITVCGKILYFLQAMPCPYLSVNLASSKHKLWRSLFKVSFSNSLLLAPACLRINATDYTTKVINKTRTPKFEYLAGLATSPTRRTMEDPLRRGCQKCQNTTVAGAAHGINTGPDDPFFVSPSPEVTPLV